Proteins from a single region of Osmerus eperlanus chromosome 26, fOsmEpe2.1, whole genome shotgun sequence:
- the LOC134012852 gene encoding tyrosine-protein kinase ZAP-70: MIDPAAELPFFYGSISRSEAEEQLKLAGMADGLFLLRQCLRSLGGYVVSLVWSLEFNHYTVEKQMNGTYCILGGKPHCGPAELCEYYSKDPDGLVCTLRKPCLRSPDMPIRTGVFDSLKDNMLREYVRQTWNLEGEPMEQAILNQAPQLERLIATTAHEKMPWFHGKIPRIEGERRLYSGAQPDGKFLVREREDAGTFALSLVYGKTVYHYQILHDKSGKFSIPDGTKFDTVWQLVEYLKMKPDGLVAVLREACQNRNNTSEQTPVVPAGRRSKQNGYTPPPGVTLSATTETRSTLLQREMMPMDCNEFANPYHNPNDLKKFYINRSQLMIDEVELGSGNFGCVKKGVLITNDKAQIDVAIKVLKSENEMLVKDEMMREAEIMHQLSNPYIVRMLGLCEAESLMLVMEMASAGPLNKFLSGNKDTVKMEDIVTLMHQVSMGMKYLEEKNFVHRDLAARNVLLVNGQFAKISDFGLSKALGADNNYYKARTAGKWPLKWYAPECMNFHKFSSKSDVWSFGVTMWEAFSYGGKPYKKMKGPEVIAYIANGKRMDCPPGCPDRMYALMMDCWTYKHEDRPGFVKVEEQMRSYHYSISSKALMEGGAALN; this comes from the exons ATGATCGACCCCGCGGCCGAGCTGCCCTTCTTCTACGGCAGCATCAGCCGCTCGGAGGCAGAGGAGCAGCTGAAGCTGGCGGGCATGGCTGACGGCCTCTTCCTGCTGCGCCAGTGCCTGCGCAGCCTGGGGGGCTACGTGGTGTCGCTGGTCTGGAGCCTGGAGTTCAACCACTACACCGTGGAGAAGCAGATGAACGGGACCTACTGTATCCTGGGGGGGAAGCCTCACTGCGGGCCGGCCGAGCTGTGCGAGTACTACAGCAAGGACCCGGACGGGCTGGTGTGCACCCTGAGGAAGCCCTGCCTGCGCTCCCCCGACATGCCCATACGCACCGGCGTCTTCGACAGCCTGAAGGACAACATGCTGAGGGAGTACGTACGCCAGACCTGGAACCTGGAG GGGGAACCCATGGAGCAGGCGATCCTCAACCAGGCCCCCCAACTGGAGCGGCTGATTGCCACCACCGCCCACGAGAAGATGCCCTGGTTCCACGGCAAAATCCCTCGCATCGAGGGCGAGAGGCGACTGTACTCGGGTGCCCAGCCGGACGGCAAGTTCCT agtgagggagagagaagacgcCGGAACATTTGCGCTGTCGTTAGTGTACGGAAAAACTGTGTACCACTACCAGATCCTCCATGACAAGTCCGGAAAGTTCTCGATACCAGACGGAACCAAGTTCGACACGGTCTGGCAG CTGGTTGAGTATCTGAAGATGAAGCCTGATGGCCTTGTGGCAGTATTGAGAGAAGCGTGTCAGAACCGCAACAACACGTCTGAAC AGACTCCTGTTGTTCCAGCTGGA AGGCGATCTAAGCAAAATGGATACACACCTCCTCCTGGTG TTACTCTGTCTGCAACCACGGAAACCAGATCCACGCTTCTGCAGCGTGAGATGATGCCCATGGACTGCAACGAGTTTGCCAACCCTTACCACAACCCCAACGACCTCAAGAAGTTCTACATCAACCGGTCTCAGCTGATGATAGATGAGGTGGAGCTGGGCTCAGGCAACTTCGGCTGTGTCAAGAAAGGGGTCCTCATAACGAACGATAA GGCGCAGATCGACGTGGCCATCAAGGTGCTGAAGAGCGAGAACGAGATGCTGGTGAAGGATGAGATGATGCGGGAGGCGGAGATCATGCACCAGCTGAGCAACCCCTACATCGTGCGCATGCTGGGCCTGTGCGAGGCCGAGAGCCTGATGCTCGTCATGGAGATGGCCTCCGCGGGGCCCCTCAACAAGTTCCTCTCCGGCAACAA GGACACAGTGAAGATGGAGGACATAGTGACCCTGATGCACCAAGTATCTATGGGAATGAAGTATTTGGAAGAGAAAAACTTTGTGCACAGAGACCTGGCTGCTCGCAACGTCTTATTGGTCAACGGCCAGTTTGCCAAGATTAGTGACTTTGGCCTGTCAAAGGCTTTGGGAGCCGACAACAACTATTACAAG gcACGTACAGCAGGAAAATGGCCACTGAAGTGGTACGCTCCAGAATGTATGAACTTCCACAAGTTCTCCAGCAAAAGTGACGTGTGGAGCTTCGGGGTAACTATGTGGGAAGCCTTTTCCTACGGAGGGAAACCGTACAAG AAAATGAAAGGTCCAGAGGTGATTGCGTACATAGCCAATGGGAAACGTATGGATTGTCCACCTGGCTGCCCGGACAGGATGTACGCTCTGATGATGGACTGCTGGACATACAA GCACGAGGACAGACCAGGCTTCgtgaaggtggaggagcagatgaGGTCTTACCACTACTCCATATCCAGCAAGGCCCTGATGGAGGGCGGAGCCGCTCTCAACTAG
- the mob3a gene encoding MOB kinase activator 3A, translating into MSLALKQVFNKDRTFRPKRKFEPGTQRFELHKKAQASLNAGLDLKQAVQLPHGEDLNDWVAVHVVDFFNRINLIYGTVSESCTDQSCPVMSGGPKYEYRWQDEQKYKKPTAVPAPKYMSLLMDWIEVQINNEHIFPTNVGTPFPKTFMQVAKKILSRLFRVFVHVYIHHFDRVSQMGAEAHVNTCYKHFYYFVTEFNLTDHKELEPLKEMTSRMCH; encoded by the exons ATGTCCCTGGCCTTGAAACAAGTCTTCAACAAAGACAGGACATTCCGGCCCAAGCGCAAATTCGAGCCAGGAACCCAGCGGTTCGAGCTGCACAAGAAGGCCCAGGCGTCGCTGAATGCCGGCCTGGACCTGAAGCAGGCTGTGCAGCTCCCCCACGGGGAAGATCTCAACGACTGGGTGGCGGTACACGTGGTGGACTTCTTCAACCGCATCAACCTCATCTACGGCACCGTCAGCGAGTCCTGCACCGACCAGTCCTGCCCCGTCATGTCCGGAGGGCCCAAGTACGAGTACCGCTGGCAGGACGAGCAAAAGTACAAGAAACCCACCGCCGTGCCAGCCCCCAAGTACATGAGCCTCCTGATGGACTGGATCGAGGTACAGATCAACAACGAGCATATCTTCCCCACCAACGTCG GTACTCCCTTTCCCAAGACCTTCATGCAGGTAGCGAAGAAGATCTTGTCGCGCCTGTTCCGTGTGTTCGTCCACGTCTACATCCACCACTTTGATCGTGTGAGTCAGATGGGAGCAGAGGCTCACGTCAACACCTGCTACAAGCACTTCTACTACTTTGTGACCGAGTTCAACCTCACCGATCACAAGGAGCTGGAGCCACTG AAAGAGATGACGTCCCGGATGTGTCATTGA